A window of the Symbiobacterium terraclitae genome harbors these coding sequences:
- a CDS encoding S8 family serine peptidase produces the protein MKRVAVWLTALCTVLAASARTPALAHAEAVSPKDQVRADLTVPAVPGQFLVQFKPGLAAAQREAIATELGAKVVDRVAALDVEVLEFPALSARRDPKAAEEIIRTLKMNPNVTYVEPNYIFTANWTPNDPYFSQQWGPQKIQLPAAWDHTRGSSNVVIAIVDTGVQRNHPDLSAKLVPGWDFVDNDDDPDDENGHGTHVAGIAAGLTNNGIGIAGGCPHCRIMPVRVLDRSGNGSLANVAHGITWAADHGAQVINLSLGSSAGTTTLRNAIDYAWNRGAFLACAAGNDNSSSPTYPAYYSSCMAVAASTSSDARASFSNYGSWVDVAAPGQSIMSTWLGGGYANLNGTSMATPLVSGLAGILASQGLSNSQIWQRICSTADMISGTGTYWTCGRINAYRAVTYSSNPGNPGSPALQNGGFENGTAPWAQSSSGGYQLIDTTLPRTGSYSAWLGGYNNGTDAISQVVTVPQNGTLTFWWYMSSQEGSAIAYDYLRVRLYSQNGTLLATVATHSNRDTRNQWVQDTINLSAYAGQTVRLEFSATNDAILPTSFFIDDVSLQ, from the coding sequence ATGAAGCGTGTTGCAGTCTGGCTTACGGCCCTGTGCACCGTGCTCGCGGCCTCGGCCCGCACTCCTGCTCTGGCTCATGCCGAGGCGGTCTCGCCGAAGGACCAGGTGCGAGCAGACCTGACGGTTCCGGCGGTCCCCGGCCAGTTCCTCGTCCAGTTCAAGCCGGGCCTGGCCGCCGCCCAGCGGGAGGCCATCGCCACTGAGCTGGGCGCGAAGGTGGTGGACCGGGTGGCGGCCCTGGACGTGGAGGTGCTAGAGTTCCCGGCCCTGTCCGCCAGGCGCGACCCCAAGGCTGCCGAGGAGATCATCAGGACGCTGAAGATGAACCCTAACGTCACCTACGTCGAACCCAACTACATCTTCACCGCGAACTGGACGCCCAACGACCCCTACTTCTCGCAGCAGTGGGGCCCCCAGAAGATCCAACTCCCCGCGGCCTGGGACCACACGCGGGGCAGCTCCAACGTGGTGATCGCGATCGTGGACACGGGCGTGCAGCGCAACCACCCCGACCTTTCCGCCAAGCTTGTCCCCGGCTGGGACTTCGTCGACAACGATGACGACCCCGACGACGAGAACGGCCACGGCACCCACGTGGCGGGTATCGCGGCGGGCTTGACCAACAACGGCATCGGCATTGCTGGCGGCTGCCCCCACTGCAGGATTATGCCGGTGCGCGTGCTGGACCGCTCGGGCAACGGCAGCCTGGCCAACGTGGCCCACGGCATCACCTGGGCCGCTGACCACGGCGCACAGGTGATCAACCTGAGCCTCGGTAGTTCCGCGGGCACCACGACGCTGCGGAACGCCATCGACTACGCATGGAACCGGGGCGCATTCCTGGCCTGCGCCGCAGGCAACGACAACAGCAGCAGCCCGACCTACCCCGCCTACTATTCCAGTTGCATGGCCGTCGCCGCCTCCACCTCCTCTGATGCCCGTGCGTCTTTCTCTAACTATGGCTCCTGGGTGGACGTGGCGGCCCCTGGCCAAAGCATCATGTCCACGTGGCTGGGCGGCGGCTACGCCAACCTCAACGGCACCTCGATGGCCACGCCGCTCGTCTCCGGCCTGGCCGGCATTCTGGCCTCCCAGGGGCTGAGCAACAGTCAGATCTGGCAGCGCATCTGCTCGACGGCAGACATGATCTCCGGCACCGGCACCTACTGGACGTGCGGCCGCATCAACGCCTACCGGGCGGTCACCTACAGCAGCAACCCCGGCAACCCGGGCAGTCCCGCACTGCAGAACGGCGGGTTTGAGAACGGCACCGCCCCGTGGGCCCAGAGCTCCTCGGGCGGCTACCAGCTGATCGACACCACCCTGCCCCGCACCGGCAGCTACAGTGCCTGGCTGGGCGGTTACAACAACGGCACCGACGCCATCAGCCAGGTGGTGACCGTTCCGCAGAACGGCACCCTGACCTTCTGGTGGTACATGTCGTCCCAGGAGGGCAGCGCCATCGCCTACGACTACCTGCGGGTCCGCCTCTACAGCCAGAACGGCACGCTCCTGGCCACGGTGGCCACGCACAGCAACCGCGACACCCGGAACCAGTGGGTGCAAGACACCATCAACCTGTCCGCCTACGCCGGCCAGACGGTGCGCCTGGAGT